One window from the genome of Pseudomonas frederiksbergensis encodes:
- a CDS encoding mechanosensitive ion channel family protein, with the protein MSRLSAVLLLLLLAMTGTSAYGTAAVPGISKPAEAPAEPEPLVQGGLLGAISSSIDDVQDKLDLDQSLVDAWRLRADRAVDEVDRLVDQTSRSSWRVAGDFLLLSGVWLGTFALIWTGARLLVRRLSRRRWLRTRQRVLDLLGYLLPYTLPAVACLPLTLYVSHFLQVSVGRALALCFAYATSSGIVSTSVLLCVIVMFNGGHKRRAVAILRRFSPRPLFMIGFLAALSDALTSPQIARQLGGNITSSIAVFTGLSASMIFGWLVIHMRRPVAHLIRNRPLAQRLKQPALQESLRIFSGLWYWPILLMVLVSAVSLIGVGEDNQKALRCALFTTILLIATVFLSTVFQHVFKSPKAEAIQRNSAYKGRLLSLLHALLRIVMAVAFIEILGRIWGVSLFEFASRNAVGRAISDSLSRIGLIFLVTWLTWVVLDTAIQEALKPPLNKRGARAPSTRVKTILPLLRNAAKIILVVICAITTMANLGINVAPLLAGAGVVGLAIGFGSQQLVQDVITGLFIIIEDTLSIGDWVVLSSGHAGTVEGLTIRTLRLRDGKGFVHSVPFGQIKAVTNQSRQFAFAFFSVQFTYDTDVDRAIELIREAGDSISEDPFLKFNLQGPLDVFGVDKMDLNGVVLTAQFRTVSGGQYAVSRAFNQRLKKLVDNEPSVHFAQTYPQQVVLPKRLDTQVENSAPSTQAPSKPSDQPAR; encoded by the coding sequence TTGTCTCGATTGAGCGCTGTATTGCTGCTGTTGCTGCTGGCCATGACCGGCACCAGCGCCTACGGGACCGCTGCGGTCCCCGGCATCTCCAAACCCGCCGAAGCCCCGGCCGAGCCTGAGCCGTTGGTGCAAGGCGGCTTGTTGGGGGCCATCAGTTCCAGCATCGACGATGTCCAGGACAAGCTCGACCTCGACCAGAGCCTGGTGGACGCCTGGCGCCTGCGGGCGGATCGGGCGGTGGACGAGGTGGATCGGCTGGTGGACCAGACCTCCCGTTCCTCTTGGCGCGTGGCGGGCGATTTCCTGTTGCTCTCCGGCGTGTGGCTGGGGACGTTTGCGCTGATATGGACCGGCGCGCGATTGCTGGTGCGCCGCTTGAGTCGGCGCCGCTGGCTACGCACTCGCCAGCGGGTGCTGGACCTGCTCGGCTACCTGCTGCCCTACACGTTGCCTGCCGTGGCGTGCCTGCCGCTGACCCTCTATGTCAGCCATTTCCTGCAAGTCTCGGTTGGCCGGGCCTTGGCGTTGTGTTTCGCCTACGCCACCAGCAGCGGCATCGTTTCCACCTCGGTGCTGCTCTGCGTGATCGTGATGTTCAATGGCGGCCACAAACGGCGAGCGGTGGCGATCCTCCGTCGATTCAGCCCGCGGCCGTTGTTCATGATCGGCTTCCTGGCCGCGCTCAGCGATGCCTTGACCAGCCCGCAGATCGCTCGGCAGCTGGGCGGCAATATCACCAGCAGCATCGCGGTCTTCACCGGGCTGTCGGCTTCGATGATCTTTGGCTGGCTGGTGATCCACATGCGCCGGCCGGTGGCCCACCTGATCCGCAATCGGCCGCTGGCCCAGCGTCTCAAGCAACCGGCGTTGCAGGAATCGCTGCGGATCTTTTCCGGTCTCTGGTACTGGCCGATCCTGCTGATGGTGCTGGTGTCGGCGGTGAGCCTGATCGGGGTCGGCGAGGACAACCAGAAAGCCCTGCGTTGTGCCTTGTTCACCACGATCCTGCTGATCGCGACGGTGTTTCTCAGCACCGTGTTCCAGCATGTCTTCAAGTCGCCCAAAGCCGAGGCCATCCAGCGCAACAGCGCCTACAAAGGGCGGCTGTTGAGCCTGTTGCACGCGTTGTTGCGCATCGTCATGGCGGTGGCGTTCATCGAGATCCTCGGGCGGATCTGGGGCGTGTCGCTGTTTGAGTTCGCCTCACGCAACGCCGTGGGACGGGCGATCAGCGACTCCCTCAGTCGCATCGGGCTGATTTTCCTGGTGACTTGGCTGACGTGGGTGGTGCTCGACACGGCGATCCAGGAAGCGCTGAAGCCACCACTCAACAAGCGCGGCGCCCGTGCGCCCAGCACACGGGTCAAGACCATCCTGCCGCTGCTGCGCAACGCGGCCAAAATAATCCTGGTGGTGATTTGCGCGATCACCACCATGGCCAACCTCGGCATCAACGTCGCGCCATTGCTCGCCGGTGCGGGCGTGGTGGGGCTGGCGATCGGTTTCGGTTCGCAGCAACTGGTGCAGGACGTGATCACCGGGCTGTTCATCATCATCGAGGACACGCTGTCTATCGGCGACTGGGTGGTGCTCAGTTCCGGCCACGCCGGCACCGTCGAAGGCCTGACCATCCGCACCCTGCGCCTGCGCGACGGCAAGGGTTTCGTGCATTCGGTGCCGTTCGGGCAAATCAAGGCCGTGACCAACCAATCCCGGCAATTCGCCTTTGCATTTTTCTCGGTGCAGTTCACCTACGACACCGACGTGGACCGCGCCATCGAACTGATCCGTGAAGCCGGCGATTCGATTTCCGAGGACCCGTTCCTCAAGTTCAACCTGCAAGGGCCGCTGGATGTATTCGGCGTGGACAAGATGGACCTCAACGGCGTGGTCCTCACCGCCCAGTTTCGCACGGTCTCGGGCGGGCAGTACGCCGTGAGCCGGGCGTTCAACCAGCGGTTGAAAAAGCTTGTGGATAACGAACCGTCGGTGCACTTCGCGCAGACTTATCCACAGCAGGTGGTATTGCCGAAGCGGTTGGATACGCAAGTCGAAAATTCAGCGCCTTCGACGCAGGCACCCTCGAAGCCTTCCGATCAGCCTGCCCGATAA